The Urbifossiella limnaea genome has a window encoding:
- a CDS encoding IS630 family transposase, with protein sequence MGPVDQGPAPGGGAPRPEVQGQPPAVTRRPGGRPDPRPGPGEAGHHPGRPPPRPRADDLDRQPLERPPGARPVAQKKSVRAAERDRPDVVTARAEWAVAAAGLDPRRLVFLDETFGTTKMTRLYGWGPTAERVPGVVPFGHWKTTTFLAAFRLDGLFAPLVIDGALNGDLFRAYVRQELAPRLRPGDVVVMDNLATHKVAGVAEAIRGRDAGLVYLPAYSPDRNPIEQVFSKVKNELRRRELRTVPEVEDAFGQSLDWITPTDARNYFAHAGYPPD encoded by the coding sequence CTGGGTCCGGTCGATCAAGGCCCTGCACCGGGCGGGGGAGCCCCTCGCCCCGAAGTCCAAGGCCAACCACCGGCGGTCACTCGCCGACCGGGAGGGCGACCGGATCCGCGCCCGGGTCCGGGAGAAGCCGGGCACCACCCTGGCCGACCTCCGCCGCGACCTCGGGCTGACGACCTCGATCGCCAACCTCTGGAACGCCCTCCGGGCGCTCGGCCTGTCGCTCAAAAAAAGTCGGTCCGGGCGGCCGAGCGGGACCGGCCCGATGTCGTCACCGCCCGGGCCGAGTGGGCGGTCGCCGCCGCCGGCCTCGACCCCCGCCGGCTCGTCTTCCTCGACGAGACGTTCGGGACGACCAAGATGACCCGCCTCTACGGGTGGGGGCCGACGGCCGAGCGGGTGCCCGGGGTGGTCCCGTTCGGGCACTGGAAGACGACCACCTTCCTGGCGGCGTTCCGGCTCGACGGGCTGTTCGCCCCGCTGGTCATCGACGGGGCGCTCAACGGCGACCTGTTCCGCGCGTACGTCCGGCAGGAGTTGGCCCCGCGGTTGCGGCCCGGGGACGTGGTGGTGATGGACAACCTGGCGACGCACAAGGTGGCCGGGGTGGCCGAGGCGATCCGCGGGCGGGACGCCGGACTGGTGTACCTGCCGGCGTACAGCCCGGACCGGAACCCGATCGAGCAGGTGTTCTCGAAGGTCAAGAACGAACTCCGGCGGCGGGAACTGCGGACGGTACCCGAGGTGGAGGATGCGTTCGGGCAGAGCCTCGACTGGATCACCCCGACCGACGCCCGGAACTACTTCGCTCACGCCGGATACCCGCCAGACTGA